One region of Carya illinoinensis cultivar Pawnee chromosome 8, C.illinoinensisPawnee_v1, whole genome shotgun sequence genomic DNA includes:
- the LOC122274221 gene encoding VIN3-like protein 2 isoform X2 produces the protein MSEPEERFSGMDSVLSGCALDPAKYSQLSLGEKRALVHEIARWSKDAPDILRSFTRPELLEIICAEMGKERKYTGYTKSQMIEHLLKLVSQNFEGRNSFAFSPARIGLKRKRNVVPPSQLLTDLNHAPPENNEEEHVKILLCQNVACKASLTPEDAFCKRCSCCICHYYDDNKDPSLWLTCENDLCGLSCHLECALKHERAGILKNKCCKKLDGSFYCVSCGKIHGLMRTWRKQLLVAKEARRVDVLCLRLSLAQKILLGTALYKEVHRTVDSAVKILKDEVGPLDQVCKSMARCIVNRLPCGAEVQKLCASAVASFDSTFCLDYMEKKYPFACRIQFEDSTPTSVIIVLEYEDHLLKEYLGCRLWHRKSVMKDYPEQPTFIVFRPEKRFKISHLHPSTEYFCKVSLFSSTGVLGVLEAKWETPTSDRSCFTALKHGKTEHTIIGQDHLQVESTKFGNNKLAPPAKLQPLVDINKSKSERYCSPSLFIETVSPSTPCKCSGMRAVPDMGCKKRVEEIDYEHSVQVVKLLEHEGHLDEDFRVKFLTWFSLKATEQERRVVNVFVATLLDDPPSLAGQLMDTFMDKICCEQKPVNSRHGFCFSLWH, from the exons ATGAGCGAACCAGAAGAAAGGTTTTCAGGCATGGACTCGGTGTTATCAG gtTGTGCACTTGATCCTGCAAAATATAGCCAGCTAAGCTTGGGAGAGAAAAGAGCACTAGTCCACGAGATTGCCCGATGGTCAAAAGATGCCCCAGATATTCTTCGTTCTTTTACCCGTCCAGAGCTTCTCGAAATCATCTGTGCTGAAATGGGCAAAGAGAGAAAGTACACGGGATACACAAAATCTCAAATGATAGAACACCTTCTAAAGTTAGTTTCTCAGAATTTTGAGGGGCGAAATTCATTTGCCTTTTCTCCTGCTCGTATTGgattaaaaaggaaaaggaatgtAGTCCCTCCTTCTCAACTATTGACTGACCTAAATCATGCTCCTCCAGAAAACAATGAAGAAGAACATGTGAAAATTCTGCTGTGTCAGAATGTAGCTTGCAAGGCTTCTTTAACTCCAGAGGATGCCTTTTGCAAGAGATGTTCTTGCTGTATCTGTCATTATTATGATGATAACAAGGATCCTAGTCTGTGGTTGACCTGTGAGAATGACCTCTGCGGATTGTCTTGCCATCTTGAATGTGCGTTGAAGCATGAAAGAGCTGGTATTTTGAAGAATAAATGTTGTAAAAAGCTGGATGGAAGCTTCTATTGTGTATCATGTGGAAAAATCCATGGGCTAATGAG AACCTGGAGGAAACAATTGCTGGTTGCCAAGGAGGCTAGAAGAGTGGATGTACTATGTCTACGGTTATCTTTGGCTCAAAAGATTCTCTTGGGAACAGCACTATACAAAGAAGTGCATAGGACAGTGGATTCTGCGGTGAAAATACTGAAAGATGAAGTGGGCCCTCTAGATCAGGTATGCAAAAGTATGGCACGCTGCATCGTCAACAGACTCCCTTGTGGTGCTGAGGTCCAGAAGTTATGTGCTTCTGCTGTGGCATCTTTTGATTCGACGTTTTGCCTGGATTATATGGAAAAGAAATATCCATTTG CTTGTCGGATCCAGTTTGAAGACTCCACCCCTACCTCGGTGATCATTGTGCTAGAATATGAAGATCATCTGTTAAAAGAATACCTAGGCTGCAGACTCTGGCATCGCAAGTCTGTCATGAAGGATTATCCAGAGCAACCCACTTTCATTGTATTTAGGCCAGAGAAGAGATTCAAGATAAGCCACCTTCACCCTTCTACTGAGTATTTCTGCAAGGTTTCTTTGTTTAGCAGCACAGGGGTATTGGGTGTTTTGGAAGCTAAATGGGAGACACCCACATCGGATAGAAGCTGTTTTACAGCTTTAAAACATGGAAAGACAGAACATACAATTATAGGGCAAGATCATCTTCAGGTGGAGTCAACCAAGTTTGGTAACAATAAATTAGCACCTCCTGCAAAGCTTCAACCGTTGGTCGACATCAACAAGAGCAAGAGTGAAAGGTATTGCTCGCCGTCTCTTTTCATTGAAACTGTTTCTCCTTCCACTCCTTGTAAGTGCAGTGGAATGCGAGCAGTTCCAGATATGGGTTGTAAAAAGCGCGTAGAGGAAATTGATTATGAGCATTCCGTGCAAGTGGTCAAATTGTTAGAGCATGAAGGGCACCTGGATGAAGATTTTAGAGTAAAATTTCTCACTTGGTTCAGCCTCAAAGCCACAGAGCAAGAGAGAAGGGTGGTTAATGTCTTCGTGGCTACTTTGCTTGACGACCCTCCTAGCTTAGCCGGACAGCTTATGGATACCTTCATGGACAAGATATGCTGTGAACAAAAACCAGTCAATTCTAGGCATGGCTTTTGCTTTAGCCTGTGGCATTAA
- the LOC122274221 gene encoding VIN3-like protein 2 isoform X1, translated as MSEPEERFSGMDSVLSGCALDPAKYSQLSLGEKRALVHEIARWSKDAPDILRSFTRPELLEIICAEMGKERKYTGYTKSQMIEHLLKLVSQNFEGRNSFAFSPARIGLKRKRNVVPPSQLLTDLNHAPPENNEEEHVKILLCQNVACKASLTPEDAFCKRCSCCICHYYDDNKDPSLWLTCENDLCGLSCHLECALKHERAGILKNKCCKKLDGSFYCVSCGKIHGLMRTWRKQLLVAKEARRVDVLCLRLSLAQKILLGTALYKEVHRTVDSAVKILKDEVGPLDQVCKSMARCIVNRLPCGAEVQKLCASAVASFDSTFCLDYMEKKYPFAACRIQFEDSTPTSVIIVLEYEDHLLKEYLGCRLWHRKSVMKDYPEQPTFIVFRPEKRFKISHLHPSTEYFCKVSLFSSTGVLGVLEAKWETPTSDRSCFTALKHGKTEHTIIGQDHLQVESTKFGNNKLAPPAKLQPLVDINKSKSERYCSPSLFIETVSPSTPCKCSGMRAVPDMGCKKRVEEIDYEHSVQVVKLLEHEGHLDEDFRVKFLTWFSLKATEQERRVVNVFVATLLDDPPSLAGQLMDTFMDKICCEQKPVNSRHGFCFSLWH; from the exons ATGAGCGAACCAGAAGAAAGGTTTTCAGGCATGGACTCGGTGTTATCAG gtTGTGCACTTGATCCTGCAAAATATAGCCAGCTAAGCTTGGGAGAGAAAAGAGCACTAGTCCACGAGATTGCCCGATGGTCAAAAGATGCCCCAGATATTCTTCGTTCTTTTACCCGTCCAGAGCTTCTCGAAATCATCTGTGCTGAAATGGGCAAAGAGAGAAAGTACACGGGATACACAAAATCTCAAATGATAGAACACCTTCTAAAGTTAGTTTCTCAGAATTTTGAGGGGCGAAATTCATTTGCCTTTTCTCCTGCTCGTATTGgattaaaaaggaaaaggaatgtAGTCCCTCCTTCTCAACTATTGACTGACCTAAATCATGCTCCTCCAGAAAACAATGAAGAAGAACATGTGAAAATTCTGCTGTGTCAGAATGTAGCTTGCAAGGCTTCTTTAACTCCAGAGGATGCCTTTTGCAAGAGATGTTCTTGCTGTATCTGTCATTATTATGATGATAACAAGGATCCTAGTCTGTGGTTGACCTGTGAGAATGACCTCTGCGGATTGTCTTGCCATCTTGAATGTGCGTTGAAGCATGAAAGAGCTGGTATTTTGAAGAATAAATGTTGTAAAAAGCTGGATGGAAGCTTCTATTGTGTATCATGTGGAAAAATCCATGGGCTAATGAG AACCTGGAGGAAACAATTGCTGGTTGCCAAGGAGGCTAGAAGAGTGGATGTACTATGTCTACGGTTATCTTTGGCTCAAAAGATTCTCTTGGGAACAGCACTATACAAAGAAGTGCATAGGACAGTGGATTCTGCGGTGAAAATACTGAAAGATGAAGTGGGCCCTCTAGATCAGGTATGCAAAAGTATGGCACGCTGCATCGTCAACAGACTCCCTTGTGGTGCTGAGGTCCAGAAGTTATGTGCTTCTGCTGTGGCATCTTTTGATTCGACGTTTTGCCTGGATTATATGGAAAAGAAATATCCATTTG CAGCTTGTCGGATCCAGTTTGAAGACTCCACCCCTACCTCGGTGATCATTGTGCTAGAATATGAAGATCATCTGTTAAAAGAATACCTAGGCTGCAGACTCTGGCATCGCAAGTCTGTCATGAAGGATTATCCAGAGCAACCCACTTTCATTGTATTTAGGCCAGAGAAGAGATTCAAGATAAGCCACCTTCACCCTTCTACTGAGTATTTCTGCAAGGTTTCTTTGTTTAGCAGCACAGGGGTATTGGGTGTTTTGGAAGCTAAATGGGAGACACCCACATCGGATAGAAGCTGTTTTACAGCTTTAAAACATGGAAAGACAGAACATACAATTATAGGGCAAGATCATCTTCAGGTGGAGTCAACCAAGTTTGGTAACAATAAATTAGCACCTCCTGCAAAGCTTCAACCGTTGGTCGACATCAACAAGAGCAAGAGTGAAAGGTATTGCTCGCCGTCTCTTTTCATTGAAACTGTTTCTCCTTCCACTCCTTGTAAGTGCAGTGGAATGCGAGCAGTTCCAGATATGGGTTGTAAAAAGCGCGTAGAGGAAATTGATTATGAGCATTCCGTGCAAGTGGTCAAATTGTTAGAGCATGAAGGGCACCTGGATGAAGATTTTAGAGTAAAATTTCTCACTTGGTTCAGCCTCAAAGCCACAGAGCAAGAGAGAAGGGTGGTTAATGTCTTCGTGGCTACTTTGCTTGACGACCCTCCTAGCTTAGCCGGACAGCTTATGGATACCTTCATGGACAAGATATGCTGTGAACAAAAACCAGTCAATTCTAGGCATGGCTTTTGCTTTAGCCTGTGGCATTAA